One genomic segment of Bacillota bacterium includes these proteins:
- a CDS encoding SLBB domain-containing protein, with product MERFLRTSPRAYAVLAAVLLMLAAAFSAVAAEAPYRLGPGDLLQISVWGHEELRATVEVRPDGYVTFPLAGDVEASGRTPAEVSQVIASRLETFVRSPQVTVIVQQFRTIRAQALGAVRQPGTYPLRPAAPITDLLGAAGGLLDDADVQRAVLTRQPPGQAPRSLPLDLKAVLEGAASVTELRLEDGDVLFVPRAEPALALGEVRQPGAYLVRPGMRVVDLVGAAGGLTDRAAAEAATLTRRLPTAGSSEAGRTEAIPLDLSALIGAAFAGGAPQVLPAAASVEVRPGDVLLIPRAEREVAVLGQVQRPGVVPYRTGMTLAQALAAVGGVTQEADLARAALTRTEADGSQRVIPVDLRPVVEPRSVKADQGPVLMPGDMLVVPRAERTLMVLGEVRQPGVVRYRTGMTVAEALAEAGGPTELADLARASVTRVSTEETTAPAEPARRIEVDLSSLAGGWAPSVDAASAMTAAAVAVQPGDIVLIPRAERQVVVLGAVRQPGSYPLRPGARVLDALAAAGGLTEEADGEAITLVRPERGGSPADTPAGAGGSEAGRPLSYEAMLRATGDPSVNPPVLPGDVVVVARTDRRVLALGAVASPGAFRYREGLRVLDLVAQAGGPRPDADASTAVLTRPDGKTLHLDLHALVKSPGSPENVALKPGDVLYVPPSRQVLVLGEVGRPGAYTVPQGGRVLDMLALAGGVRPDAGVTTVVLTRRAGEADAATSAVFRLDYPRLVSGADASLNMRVENGDVIYVPEGRRHVLVLGQVQRPGLYVLPSSGPVRLLDVLALAGGPTRRAVLDSVGILRVDGRAEQAAAGRGATLFQGRASENPVIQPGDVVYVPETRWPDWSQILGVLQGIRLFQEIVQGL from the coding sequence ATGGAGCGTTTTCTCAGAACCTCTCCAAGAGCATATGCCGTCCTTGCGGCCGTCCTCCTGATGCTGGCGGCCGCTTTTTCGGCGGTGGCCGCCGAGGCTCCCTACCGCCTCGGCCCGGGAGACCTGTTGCAGATCAGCGTCTGGGGGCATGAGGAACTCCGCGCCACGGTCGAGGTCAGGCCGGACGGCTACGTCACGTTCCCGCTTGCCGGCGACGTCGAGGCATCCGGTAGAACTCCCGCCGAGGTCAGCCAGGTCATCGCCTCGCGGCTTGAGACCTTTGTCCGATCCCCGCAGGTCACCGTGATCGTCCAGCAGTTTCGCACCATCCGGGCGCAGGCACTGGGCGCGGTGCGCCAGCCGGGCACCTACCCGCTGCGTCCCGCTGCACCCATCACCGACTTGCTGGGCGCTGCGGGGGGCCTGCTGGACGACGCCGATGTGCAGCGGGCTGTGCTGACCCGCCAGCCTCCGGGCCAGGCTCCCCGGAGCCTTCCCCTCGACCTGAAGGCGGTGCTCGAGGGGGCCGCTTCGGTGACTGAGCTGCGGCTCGAGGACGGCGACGTGCTGTTCGTTCCCCGCGCCGAGCCCGCCCTGGCCCTCGGGGAAGTTCGCCAGCCCGGCGCCTACCTGGTGCGGCCCGGCATGCGGGTGGTCGACTTGGTGGGGGCGGCCGGCGGCCTGACGGATCGAGCGGCCGCCGAGGCGGCCACGTTGACCCGGCGGCTGCCCACAGCGGGTAGCAGTGAGGCGGGCCGGACCGAAGCCATCCCTCTCGACCTGTCGGCCCTGATCGGGGCCGCCTTTGCGGGGGGTGCCCCTCAGGTGCTGCCGGCGGCGGCCTCCGTTGAAGTGCGGCCTGGCGACGTTCTCCTGATCCCCCGTGCAGAGCGCGAGGTGGCGGTACTCGGGCAGGTACAGCGCCCGGGCGTGGTGCCGTACCGGACGGGCATGACGCTTGCCCAGGCGCTGGCCGCGGTCGGGGGCGTGACACAGGAGGCGGATCTGGCCAGGGCTGCTCTGACCCGCACGGAGGCTGACGGCAGCCAGCGGGTTATTCCGGTAGATCTCCGGCCGGTGGTGGAGCCCCGGTCAGTTAAAGCGGATCAGGGCCCGGTACTCATGCCCGGCGACATGCTGGTGGTACCGCGGGCCGAGCGCACCCTCATGGTGCTCGGAGAGGTCCGCCAGCCCGGGGTCGTCCGGTACCGGACGGGAATGACGGTGGCGGAGGCCCTGGCGGAAGCCGGCGGGCCGACCGAACTTGCCGATCTCGCCCGGGCTTCCGTCACGCGTGTCTCGACCGAGGAGACCACCGCTCCGGCCGAGCCCGCCCGGCGGATCGAGGTCGACCTGTCGTCCCTGGCCGGGGGGTGGGCGCCTTCCGTAGATGCTGCGTCCGCCATGACAGCAGCCGCGGTGGCAGTGCAGCCGGGCGACATTGTGCTCATCCCTCGGGCGGAGCGGCAGGTCGTTGTGCTGGGCGCTGTCCGGCAGCCCGGCTCCTACCCGCTGCGCCCGGGCGCCCGGGTGCTGGACGCTCTGGCGGCGGCGGGAGGCCTTACTGAAGAGGCCGACGGGGAAGCCATCACGCTCGTGCGTCCGGAGAGGGGCGGCTCGCCCGCCGACACGCCGGCAGGCGCCGGCGGAAGCGAGGCCGGGCGGCCCCTGAGCTATGAGGCCATGCTCCGGGCAACGGGAGATCCGTCGGTGAACCCGCCCGTGCTTCCCGGCGACGTCGTGGTGGTGGCGCGCACGGATCGGCGGGTGCTGGCGCTGGGCGCCGTCGCCTCGCCGGGCGCCTTCCGCTACCGGGAGGGCTTGAGGGTGCTCGACCTGGTCGCGCAGGCAGGCGGCCCCCGGCCTGACGCGGACGCATCGACCGCCGTTCTCACCCGGCCCGATGGCAAGACGCTCCATCTCGACCTGCACGCTCTTGTCAAAAGCCCGGGGTCGCCCGAAAACGTGGCGCTCAAGCCCGGCGACGTTCTGTATGTGCCTCCAAGCCGCCAGGTGCTGGTGCTCGGCGAGGTGGGCAGGCCGGGAGCTTATACGGTTCCCCAAGGCGGGCGGGTGCTGGACATGCTCGCGCTGGCCGGGGGCGTGCGCCCCGACGCCGGCGTGACCACAGTGGTGCTGACGCGCCGCGCCGGCGAGGCCGACGCCGCCACCAGCGCCGTCTTCCGCCTCGACTATCCGCGCCTCGTGAGCGGGGCGGATGCGTCGCTCAACATGCGCGTCGAGAATGGGGACGTCATTTACGTGCCCGAAGGCCGGCGCCACGTTCTGGTGCTCGGCCAGGTTCAGCGGCCGGGCCTGTACGTCCTGCCGTCATCGGGGCCCGTCCGGCTGCTCGATGTCCTGGCGCTGGCAGGCGGGCCGACCCGCCGTGCCGTTCTCGACTCGGTGGGCATTCTCCGCGTCGACGGGCGCGCGGAGCAGGCAGCGGCAGGGCGGGGCGCCACCCTGTTCCAGGGAAGGGCGTCCGAGAACCCCGTCATCCAGCCCGGTGACGTGGTGTACGTGCCGGAGACGCGCTGGCCGGACTGGAGCCAGATCCTGGGTGTTCTGCAGGGCATCCGGCTCTTCCAGGAGATTGTCCAGGGTCTCTAA
- a CDS encoding GumC family protein — protein sequence MAREAVEDEIDLRRYLALLWRRRWLIAGVTAMSALAAVLLTRAATPLYEATTTVLIRPGSSSMAVQENAAAALLLGSKSSLQNYVELLKSRTVIERVVLRLEGPGGVTPERVERLRSAVTVQPVPNTDTVRISVRLPDPGEAEQVANAIVESFAAFSREMNRLEARSALAFIESQLQQVQEKLRSAENALLSYKEAHRLVEPSEQARAAVGKLADLEKMRAGSLIAMQETGTRIAQVRSQLDKQLPTLVTSTTIASNPLVQSYKLRLSDVEARISAARQTLSANHPQMVALEAEAAELRRLMSQEVERVVSAQTESLNPIYQGLVQELIGLEVDQLAQQARQEAITRLVSAEEAALLALPARELELARLSREQRVNEEIYVMLRTRYEELRLQEASVTADVRIIDPAVRPTSPVAPRPLLNLAVALFLGMFVGVGATFVLEFIDTSVKSEEEIEHLAGAPVLGRIPEFLPEPGDARRGEGGRP from the coding sequence GTGGCCCGTGAAGCCGTCGAGGACGAGATTGACCTTCGCCGTTACCTGGCCCTCCTCTGGCGCCGGCGGTGGCTCATCGCCGGGGTGACGGCCATGTCCGCGCTGGCCGCCGTGCTGCTCACCCGTGCCGCAACGCCGCTGTACGAGGCCACCACCACGGTCCTGATCCGGCCCGGTAGCTCCAGCATGGCCGTGCAGGAGAACGCGGCCGCGGCCCTCCTGCTGGGATCCAAGTCTTCGCTGCAAAACTACGTGGAACTGCTCAAGAGCCGCACGGTCATCGAACGCGTTGTCCTCCGGCTCGAAGGCCCCGGCGGGGTCACCCCGGAGCGGGTGGAACGGCTGCGTTCGGCGGTGACCGTCCAGCCGGTGCCCAACACGGACACGGTGCGCATCAGTGTTCGGCTGCCGGACCCCGGCGAAGCGGAGCAGGTGGCCAACGCGATCGTGGAGAGCTTCGCGGCGTTCAGCCGGGAGATGAACCGCCTGGAGGCCCGCTCGGCGCTGGCCTTCATCGAGAGCCAGCTGCAGCAGGTGCAAGAGAAGCTGCGTTCCGCGGAAAACGCCCTGTTGAGCTACAAGGAAGCGCACCGCCTCGTGGAGCCCTCCGAGCAGGCGCGGGCCGCCGTCGGCAAGCTGGCCGACCTGGAGAAGATGCGGGCCGGTTCGCTCATCGCCATGCAGGAGACGGGCACCCGCATCGCACAGGTGCGCTCGCAGCTCGACAAGCAGCTTCCGACCCTCGTCACCTCGACGACGATCGCATCGAACCCGCTCGTCCAAAGCTACAAGCTGCGGCTCAGCGACGTGGAGGCGCGCATCTCGGCGGCCCGCCAGACGCTGTCGGCCAACCACCCTCAGATGGTGGCCCTGGAGGCCGAAGCGGCTGAGCTGCGCCGCCTCATGAGCCAGGAAGTCGAGCGGGTGGTCTCCGCGCAGACGGAGTCATTGAACCCCATCTACCAGGGCCTGGTTCAGGAACTCATCGGGCTCGAGGTGGACCAGCTGGCCCAGCAGGCGCGCCAGGAGGCCATCACCCGGCTCGTGTCGGCGGAGGAGGCTGCCCTGCTGGCACTGCCGGCCCGGGAGCTGGAGTTGGCACGCCTTTCCCGGGAGCAGCGGGTCAACGAGGAGATTTACGTGATGCTCCGCACCCGCTACGAGGAACTGCGGCTGCAGGAGGCCTCGGTCACGGCCGACGTTCGCATCATCGACCCGGCGGTTCGGCCCACGTCGCCCGTCGCGCCCCGGCCTCTGCTCAATCTGGCGGTCGCGCTGTTCCTCGGTATGTTTGTCGGCGTAGGTGCGACATTCGTGCTGGAGTTTATCGATACCAGCGTGAAGAGCGAGGAGGAGATCGAGCATCTTGCGGGCGCTCCGGTTCTGGGCCGCATTCCGGAGTTTTTGCCGGAGCCGGGCGACGCTCGCCGGGGGGAGGGGGGCCGGCCATGA
- a CDS encoding CpsD/CapB family tyrosine-protein kinase, with protein MRWPLRSRYGEAGAEGPTVLVMGDRRSLAAEAFRNLRTNLQYAAVGSKLRSIVVTAAGPDEGKSTITANLAVAVGQGGTRVIAVGADLRRPSLHRAFGLSHHAGLTSVLLGRLPLEEAVHHIERYQVDVLPSGPLPPNPAELLGSSQMGALLEELTRRWDLVLVDTPPVVALSDASLLAAKTDGVLLVVTANQTPREVVAAARRQLEQVGARIVGVVLNRVRPGEVGHYHYYYYYYSRDGAPPAGDTLLPNGAGPHTGDEAAPAPKGGRSR; from the coding sequence ATGAGATGGCCTCTGCGGAGCCGCTATGGGGAGGCCGGGGCAGAGGGACCGACCGTGCTGGTGATGGGCGACCGCCGTTCCCTGGCGGCCGAAGCCTTCCGCAATCTGCGCACCAATCTGCAGTACGCCGCCGTGGGGTCGAAGTTGCGTTCCATCGTGGTGACCGCCGCTGGCCCGGACGAAGGCAAGAGCACCATCACGGCCAACCTGGCCGTGGCCGTCGGCCAGGGCGGGACGCGGGTCATCGCGGTCGGAGCGGACTTGCGGCGTCCCTCTCTACATCGAGCGTTCGGGCTGAGCCACCACGCTGGCCTCACCAGCGTGCTCCTGGGCCGGCTGCCCCTGGAGGAAGCCGTGCATCACATCGAGCGCTACCAGGTGGACGTACTGCCTTCCGGGCCGCTTCCCCCCAACCCGGCGGAGTTGTTGGGGTCATCCCAGATGGGGGCGCTTCTGGAGGAGTTGACGCGTCGCTGGGACCTGGTGCTCGTGGATACCCCTCCGGTGGTGGCGCTGAGCGATGCGTCGCTTCTGGCGGCAAAAACCGACGGGGTACTGCTGGTGGTGACGGCCAACCAGACGCCGCGTGAGGTGGTGGCCGCAGCGCGGCGCCAGCTCGAGCAGGTGGGAGCCCGGATTGTCGGCGTGGTGCTCAACCGGGTCAGGCCGGGCGAGGTGGGGCATTACCACTACTACTATTACTACTACTCACGGGACGGCGCCCCACCCGCTGGCGACACCCTTCTTCCCAACGGTGCCGGCCCCCACACCGGCGACGAGGCCGCTCCCGCACCGAAGGGGGGCCGCAGTCGGTAA
- a CDS encoding CpsB/CapC family capsule biosynthesis tyrosine phosphatase, with the protein MTGMDAPGFVDIHHHLLPGLDDGPKSWAESLAMARAAQEAGIRVVVATPHIHLGNPGQPSAAIIAELVEELRSRVASAGLRLEVLPGAEVYPVPDLARWLERAGAVRPLGQGTQVRYLLLDLPLGRLPPYFDRLIFEVSLAGFIPVIAHPERNQQLAEQAERLLAFVNQGAVAQVTALSLLGGFGAAARRAAEEFVARGAVQAVATDAHDPVHRSPLSMREAFRRLVKLVGPGRALDLCERWPLAMARGEPVTEIVPAGAAPASRVARPGLARGLRALWGRLAGTG; encoded by the coding sequence ATGACGGGCATGGACGCCCCGGGATTCGTGGACATCCACCACCATCTGCTGCCGGGGCTGGACGACGGCCCGAAGAGCTGGGCCGAGTCGCTGGCCATGGCGAGGGCCGCCCAGGAGGCAGGCATCCGGGTGGTGGTCGCCACACCGCACATCCACCTCGGCAACCCGGGGCAGCCGAGCGCGGCCATCATCGCCGAACTCGTCGAGGAGCTCCGCAGCCGCGTGGCCTCGGCCGGTTTGCGCCTCGAGGTGCTGCCGGGCGCCGAGGTGTATCCCGTTCCCGACCTGGCCCGGTGGCTTGAGCGCGCCGGCGCCGTGCGCCCCCTCGGGCAGGGGACGCAGGTGCGCTACCTGCTCCTGGATCTTCCCCTTGGCCGCCTGCCCCCTTACTTCGACCGGCTGATCTTCGAGGTGAGCCTGGCCGGCTTCATCCCGGTCATCGCCCACCCCGAGCGCAACCAGCAGCTGGCCGAACAGGCGGAACGCCTGCTGGCCTTCGTCAACCAGGGGGCGGTGGCCCAGGTGACCGCGCTGAGCCTGCTGGGCGGGTTCGGCGCTGCGGCCCGGCGGGCGGCGGAGGAGTTCGTGGCCCGAGGGGCGGTGCAGGCGGTGGCCACGGACGCTCATGACCCCGTTCACCGGAGCCCGCTGTCCATGCGGGAGGCCTTCCGGAGGCTCGTGAAGCTCGTCGGTCCGGGCCGCGCCCTCGACCTCTGCGAGCGGTGGCCGCTGGCCATGGCACGGGGGGAGCCCGTCACCGAGATCGTCCCGGCCGGCGCCGCGCCGGCAAGCCGGGTCGCGCGCCCGGGTCTTGCGCGGGGGCTGCGCGCCCTGTGGGGACGGCTCGCGGGCACAGGATGA